The window CCGGCGGCCAGCAGCAGCGCCTTTGTATTGCCCGCGCCCTGGCTGTTGAGCCGGAGATACTGCTTATGGATGAACCCACCTCAGCCTTAGACCCGATCTCCACCCTAAAAATCGAAGACCTGATGGATGAGCTGAAAGAGAAATACACGGTTGCCATCGTCACCCATAACATGCAGCAGGCAACCCGAATCGCCGATTATACCGCCTTTTTCCTTGTGGGAGAAGTAGTGGAATACGCTTCCACAACTGAGCTGTTCACATCTCCCAAAGACAAAAGAACCGAAGACTATATCACAGGCCGCTTCGGCTGATCCGCTTTATCTTGAAAGAAGATAAAGCCTTTGGCGAATTGCAGAGCGGCACAGATGTATGATGTCAGCAAGGCTGACGTACCACTCGCAGCAAGTACGCCTCTGGCGTACTTGAATGATAGAACAAAGAAGGAGAACAAAAAATGACAACGCGAGTTAATTACGAACACGAATTAGACCTCTTAAACCACGACATAAAGGAAATGGGGCGTATGGTTGAAACCTCCATTGAACAGTGTTTTGTGGCATTCGAAGATCAGGACTTTGAAAAGGCAGAGGATATCATAAAAGGAGACCGTACCATCAACGACTTAGAACGTTCCATCGAAGCCCGCTGCCTCTCCATCATCCTGCGCCAGCAGCCTGTTGCCGGAGATTTAAGAGTCGTTTCCAGCGCCTTAAAAGTGGTTACAGACTTAGAGCGAATCGGCGACCACGCTTCCGACATTGCCGAACTCATCCTGCGCATCAAAGGCGAACACGTATACCACGTCGTCCGCCACATCCCATCTATGGCCGCCGCAGCAAGAGAAATGGTCCGCAGCTCCATTGAGGCCTTCATCAATCAGGATTTAGAAACCGCAAAGAAAATCGAGAAGCAGGACGATGTGGTTGACGAATTATTTGATAAGGTAAAAAATGATGTAGTAGATTTACTAAAACACTCTAACGAGCATATTGACCAGTGCATTGATTTGCTGATGGTAGCAAAATATTTAGAACGCATTGGGGATCATGCTGTAAACGTATGCGAATGGACCGAGTTTTCAAAAACCGGAGCATTGAAGAATGTACGGATATTGTAAAGCTACAAGCAGTGCGTCCACAAAAGCGGAAGAGCTCATAAGAATGCCAGCATTCTTATGAGCTCTTTTGATTTTATGGACATAGGGCGACAGCCCGTCAAGCGAGAAGTAGCGCAGCGGATTCGAGCTTGAGCACTGCGGACCAGCGTTCCACACAATCAAGCCCAATTATTTCCTTAATACACGACATCCACAATCCCCCCCGTATCCGCCGACTCATGAATAGCAATAATTGCCAGTGCAATGCGACGCGCATCCTCCAGCGTTACACGAAACTCCTTCCCATCCACCAGCCGATCCACAAAGTCGCGTATACTCTCATAAGAAAGTCCCTTACACTTGTCAAATACCATATTAGTTACCATAACATCAGGGATCTGCATGCATTCATCCGTAGCGATTTGAATCAGGTTGTGATTGGAGGCATTAATATTTACCTGTCCTTTCGTCCCCATCACACTACACTTAAAATCATTAACATTTCCATTGCCATTCGGTGTTACCCAGCCATTTTCCATATGGGCGATCCCGCCATTCTGAAAGATCACAGTCGTCAGATACACATCCGCCGTATCCACCCCCAGTTCCTTCAAGATCCCCACTCGTTTCACAGAATATACCTGTTTCACTTCGTCATTAAAAAACCAACGCAATGCGTCCAGGCTGTGACTGCCCAGGAACCAGAGAATCGAGGAATCCGCTGCCCATTTGAGCATGTCTGTGGCCACCCATTTGATGTCGCTGTGACGAATATAGGCTGTCCAGGGTTCACCGATTGTTCCGTCGTCGATCTTCTGCTTCGCCACATTAAACGCCGCACTCCATCGGTTATGCAGGTCGACCATGCAGCGCACACCGTTCCTTTCCACCGCTTCGCATATACGCGCTATATCTTCTCTTGTGGTTGCCAGCGGCTTCTCAATCAACATATGTTTTCCGGCATCTGCCATGCAAACTGCGATATCCGCATGAAGAAAATCCGGCGTAACCACTGCTACCGCGTCACAATCGCTCTTTGCTGCCATTTCATGATAATCTGTATAAACCTGTGTAATCCCCAGCTTTGCAGCCAGTGCTTTTGCTCTGGCTTCGTCTTTATCGCAGACGGCAACCGGTTCAGCATTGGGGTGTTCACGATAGATCGAAGCATGTGTTTCCCCCCATACACCGGCGCCGATAATTCCCATTTTTACCTTTTCCATTCTGATTCCTACCTTTCATTTTAGTCAAGCGGATATTCCCAATCCTCTTCGCTGCTTGATTCAGTTAAATATTTTCTTCCCCGCATCCATTTCATAGCCCTACTGCTTGACCGCTCCCGCAGTCATACCTGAAACAAGGTATTTCTGTAGCACCAGGAATACAAACACCACTGGTATTGTAATCATGAAAGCACCCGCCATAATCGTCGGCCAGTCAGTGCCATACTGCCCCTGAAAACTGGAAATGCCAACCGGCAGTGTCCACTTACTGTATGTACGCATAAAAATACTGGCAAATAAATACTCATTCCAGCCTGTAATAAAAGAGAAAATACACGTAGCCACCAGTCCGGGCACCGTCAACGGAAGAACGATATGCATAAAGGTCACCCAGCGCCCGGCACCATCCACCCTGGCCGCCTCATCCAGGGATGCAGGGATGCTGTCAAAAAAACCTTTCATTGTCCATGTGCAAAATGGAACCGCAAATGTTACATTTGCCACCACCAGTCCCAGCGTGGTATCTAACAGCTTGAGGCTGGACATGATTGTATATAACGGGACAATGAGCAAACTCCCCGGCAGTACCTGTGTCATCAGGATTGTGTACATGATCCCCTTCCGTCCCCGAAAACGAAACCGGGAAAGTCCGAACCCGCCCAAGGCGGCGATCGCCATAGAAAACAACGTGGTGCACAATGCCACAATGAAACT of the Lacrimispora indolis DSM 755 genome contains:
- a CDS encoding carbohydrate ABC transporter permease, translating into MKKPLLYRIMVIVLVILMLVFVLFPVFWMLSTSFKAAGEVYSNPPGYIPKEPNLRGYVKLLTEKSNSFNFLIWAKNSFIVALCTTLFSMAIAALGGFGLSRFRFRGRKGIMYTILMTQVLPGSLLIVPLYTIMSSLKLLDTTLGLVVANVTFAVPFCTWTMKGFFDSIPASLDEAARVDGAGRWVTFMHIVLPLTVPGLVATCIFSFITGWNEYLFASIFMRTYSKWTLPVGISSFQGQYGTDWPTIMAGAFMITIPVVFVFLVLQKYLVSGMTAGAVKQ
- a CDS encoding Gfo/Idh/MocA family protein — protein: MEKVKMGIIGAGVWGETHASIYREHPNAEPVAVCDKDEARAKALAAKLGITQVYTDYHEMAAKSDCDAVAVVTPDFLHADIAVCMADAGKHMLIEKPLATTREDIARICEAVERNGVRCMVDLHNRWSAAFNVAKQKIDDGTIGEPWTAYIRHSDIKWVATDMLKWAADSSILWFLGSHSLDALRWFFNDEVKQVYSVKRVGILKELGVDTADVYLTTVIFQNGGIAHMENGWVTPNGNGNVNDFKCSVMGTKGQVNINASNHNLIQIATDECMQIPDVMVTNMVFDKCKGLSYESIRDFVDRLVDGKEFRVTLEDARRIALAIIAIHESADTGGIVDVVY
- the phoU gene encoding phosphate signaling complex protein PhoU; the protein is MTTRVNYEHELDLLNHDIKEMGRMVETSIEQCFVAFEDQDFEKAEDIIKGDRTINDLERSIEARCLSIILRQQPVAGDLRVVSSALKVVTDLERIGDHASDIAELILRIKGEHVYHVVRHIPSMAAAAREMVRSSIEAFINQDLETAKKIEKQDDVVDELFDKVKNDVVDLLKHSNEHIDQCIDLLMVAKYLERIGDHAVNVCEWTEFSKTGALKNVRIL